In the genome of Pseudomonas sp. B33.4, the window TTCACCACTGACGTGCGTGAAGCCGAGCAGTTCATGTCGGCGGTTGGCAGCGATTGTGGCATTGCCAACGTCAACATCGGCCCGAGCGGTGCCGAAATTGGCGGTGCGTTTGGTGGCGAGAAAGAGACCGGTGGTGGTCGTGAGTCCGGCTCGGACGCATGGCGCGCTTACATGCGCCGTCAGACCAACACCGTGAACTACTCGCTGGAGTTGCCGCTGGCGCAGGGCATCACCTTCGACTGACTGCTCCCATCAAATGGAGATCCCCTGTGGGAGCGAGCCTGCTCGCGAATGCGGTGAGTCAGTCGACTTAGATGTTGGCTGATACGCCGCTTTCGTCGGAACGCCGCCCGGAGCAAGCTCGCTCCCACAGGATCAGCACTGTGTTTGGCAGGTTTCTGTTGGAGTCTGGCAATGCCGTTACGCGAAGAATGTCTGTGGGAAAAACTCACGCCGCAAAGGCCGGATAACTCGGCGCTCAAGGGCGAAATCAAGGTCGATGTCTGCGTGATCGGCGCCGGGTTCACCGGGTTGTCGGCGGCGCTGCATCTGTTGGAAAAAGGCAAAAGCGTCTGCGTGCTGGAAGCGCATCGCGCCGGTCACGGCGGCTCCGGGCGCAACGTCGGGCTGGTCAACGCCGGCATGTGGATTCCACCGGACGAGATCGAAGCCGGGTTTGGCGAAGCGGTCGGCAGTCAGCTCAACCGCATGCTCGGGGCCGCGCCGGCGCTGGTCTTCAGCCTTGTGGACAAGTACAACATCGATTGCCAGTTACGCCGCGAAGGCACGCTGCACATGGCGCACAACGCCAAGGGTGAAGCAGATCTGCGCAGTCGTGAACAGCAATGGAAACGCCGGGGTGCACCGGTCGAATTGCTCACCGGCAAGGCCTGCGAGCAAGCCACCGGCACGCAAAAGATTGCCGCCGCATTGCTCGATCGTCGCGCCGGTACGCTCAACCCGATGGCCTACGTCACCGGGCTGGCCAATGCCGTGATCAGTCTTGGCGGGCAAATGTTCGATCATTCACCGGTCACTCGCCTTGAACGTCAGGGCGCGAAATGGTCGGTGCAGACTGAGCACGGATCCGTGCTGGCCGAGCAAGTGGTCATCGCCTCCAACGCCTACACCGAAGGCGACTGGACCGAACTCAAGCGCAACTTTTTCCCCGGTTATTACTATCAGGTCGCTTCGGTGCCGCTGACCGAAGACGCCGCTCAGGAAATTCTTCCGGGCGGGCAGGGCTCGTGGGATACACGGCAGGTACTGAGCAGCATTCGCCGCGACAAAGAAGGGCGGTTATTGCTGGGTAGCCTGGGCAACGGCAATCAGAAACCGACGTGGTTTCTCAAGGCCTGGGCCGATCGCGTGCAGCAGCACTATTTCCCCAATCTGAAGGCGGTCGAATGGGAGTGCACCTGGACCGGGCGCATTGCGTTCACCCCCGACCACCTCATGCGCCTGTTCGAACCGGCGCCGGGACTGGTGGCCGTCACTGGCTACAACGGTCGCGGGGTCACCACCGGGACCGTAGTCGGCAAAGCCTTTGCCGACTACCTGTGTAACGGCAATTCACAAGCCCTGCCGATTCCCTTCGCACCGATGCAGCCCTTGTCGGGTGTCGGCTTGCGCAGTTGCCTGTACGAGGCCGGTTTTTCTCTGTATCACGCGGGCCAGTGCCTGCGCATCGTGATTTGAGTGTTGAAATATGTTGCCGGAAGCGGCGCTTTTCGATGCAGCGACTAGCCTGTAATGGTGCGGGTTGTAGCAGTCCCGCACCAGCAGTGTGCAGTTCGGTGACGCGCGCTGTTACAGGCTGGTTGCACGTTGTTTGGCGCCGCGGTTGCAATGATGGCGCGTGCGGGTTGCGCCTGAAAAAATAAATGGTTTCACCTTCCGCGGTTTAGACGGTTGCACGCCCAATGAAAATGGGAACGAAACAGTCGAAATAACAAGAAAGCAGCGACTTTTTGAAGAATAAAAAACCGATGGCACGGCCCTTGCTCTCAGCATTCAGTGAAGTGAAGTCGCAGTGCCAACTAAAAAAAACCTTGGAGCACCACCTCATGTCCCAGACGTTTTACAAGAAAGGCTTTCTGGCCCTCGCAGTGGCTACTGCGTTGGGTGTTTCTGCGTTTGCTCAAGCCGATGTGAAAATCGGTGTAGCGGGTCCAATGACTGGCGCCAACGCGGCATTTGGCGAGCAGTACATGAAGGGTGCACAGGCAGCGGCTGACGCGGTGAACGCGGCGGGCGGCGTCAACGGGGAAAAGATCGTACTGGTCAAGGGCGATGACGCCTGCGAACCGAAGCAGGCCGTGACGGTCGCCAAGGACCTCACCAACCAGAAAGTCGCCGGCGTGGTCGGTCACTTCTGCTCTTCTTCGACCATTCCAGCGTCGGAAATCTATGACGAAGCCGGGATCATCGCGATCACTCCGGGTTCGACCAACCCGCAAGTCACTGAACGTGGCCTCAGCGCCATGTTCCGTATGTGCGGGCGTGATGACCAGCAAGGCATCGTGGCCGGCGACTACATCGTTGATGTGCTCAAGGGCAAGAAAGTCGTTGTGCTGCACGACAAGGACACCTACGGCCAAGGCCTGGCGGATGCCACCAAGGCACAACTGGTCAAGCGCGGCGTGACGCCGGTGCTATACGAAGGCCTGACCCGTGGCGAGAAAGACTTCAGCACCATCGTCACCAAGATCCGTGGCGCTGGCGCGGACGTCGTCTACTTCGGCGGTCTGCACCCGGAGGCCGGCCCGCTGGTTCGCCAACTGCGTGAACAAGGCCTGAAAGACGTCAAGTTCATGTCCGATGACGGCATCGTGACTGACGAACTGGTGACCACCGCCGGTGGTCCGCAATTCACCGATGGCGTGCTGATGACCTTTGGCGCCGACCCGCGTCTGTTGCCTGAGAGCAAGACCGTAGTGGACGCTTTCCGCAAGGCCGGTACTGAGCCTGAGGGCTACACCCTGTACGCCTACGCTTCGGTGCAGACCCTGGCTGCCGCGTTCAACGGCGCGAAGTCCAACAAGGGTGAAGAGGCCGCAGCCTGGCTGAAGAAAAATCCGGTGAAAACCGTGATGGGCGAAAAAACCTGGGATTCCAAGGGCGACCTGAAAGTCTCCGACTACGTGGTTTACCAGTGGGACAAGGACGGCAAATATCACCAGCTGGAAAAACAGAAGTAAGGGCTGACGCGATCAGTTGATCCCACGGTTCCTTTGTAGGAGTGAGCCTGCTCGCGATGACGGAGTTACAGGCAACACATGTGTTGAATGTTAATCCGCTATCGCGAGCAGGCTCACTCCTACAGGGGGCGGTGGTGACGGGTGAATCGTGGCTGACATTGCTCCGACGTAAATCTGTATTTTTCCTAGAAGAACCGCACACCCCAGGTGTGCAGGTTCTCACTGCGTGAGATTGCGTTATGGATGGTATTTTCCTGCAGCAACTGGTCAACGGCCTGACCCTCGGGTCGGTCTATGGCCTGATCGCCATCGGCTACACAATGGTCTATGGCATCATCGGCATGATCAACTTCGCCCACGGCGAGGTTTACATGATTTCTGCTTACCTGGCGGCAATCAGTCTGGCTCTGCTGGCTTACTTCGGTATCGAATCCTTCCCGCTGCTGATGCTCGGCACCCTGATTTTCACCATCGTGATCACGGCGGTGTATGGCTGGGTCATTGAGCGAGTCGCTTACAAACCCCTGCGCAACTCCACCCGACTGGCCCCGTTGATCAGCGCCATCGGTATCTCGCTGATCCTGCAGAACTACGCACAGATCGCCCAAGGCGCCAAGCAACAGGGCGTGCCAACCCTGCTGAGCGGTGCATGGCGTGTCGAAGTCGGTACCGGCTTCGTGCAACTGACCTACACCAAAGTCTTCATTCTGGTAGCCGCGTTCGTCGGCATGGGCCTGCTGACCTACGTCATCAAGTACACCAAGCTCGGACGCATGTGCCGTGCGACCCAGCAAGACCGCAAGATGGCTTCGATCCTCGGCATCAACACCGACCGGGTCATTTCCTATGTGTTCATCATCGGTGCAGCCATGGCGGCGCTGGCCGGCGTGCTGATCACCATGAACTACGGCACTTTCGACTTCTATGCCGGCTTCATCATCGGCATCAAGGCGTTCACCGCGGCGGTGCTTGGCGGGATCGGTTCGCTGCCCGGGGCCATGCTCGGCGGGATCATCCTCGGCATTTCCGAGTCGCTGTTCTCCGGTCTGGTCAACTCCGACTACAAAGACGTGTTCAGCTTCTCGCTGCTCGTACTTGTTCTGGTCTTCCGGCCGCAGGGCCTGTTGGGCCGTCCTCTTGTGTCGAAGGTGTAAGCGATGTCTTCAACCACTCAAAAATCCATCGATATCAAAAAAAGCCTGGTTGAGGCGATTCTTGCCGGCCTGATTGCCCTGATCGTTTTCGGCCCGATTGTCGGCGTTGTGCTCGAGGGTTACAGCTTCAACCTCGAGCCGACCCGCGTGGCCTGGATCATCGGCATTGTCATGATCGGCCGCTTTGCCCTCAGCCTGTTCCTGCAAACGCCCAAAGGCCTGAAAATTCTCGACGGATTCGAAAGCACCGGTTCCGGTGTGCATGTGTTGCCTGCCGATCACAAATCCTCGCTGCGCTGGATCATCCCGCTGCTGATTGTGCTGGCGGTCATTGTTCCGTTTGTCTCCAAC includes:
- a CDS encoding FAD-binding oxidoreductase, coding for MPLREECLWEKLTPQRPDNSALKGEIKVDVCVIGAGFTGLSAALHLLEKGKSVCVLEAHRAGHGGSGRNVGLVNAGMWIPPDEIEAGFGEAVGSQLNRMLGAAPALVFSLVDKYNIDCQLRREGTLHMAHNAKGEADLRSREQQWKRRGAPVELLTGKACEQATGTQKIAAALLDRRAGTLNPMAYVTGLANAVISLGGQMFDHSPVTRLERQGAKWSVQTEHGSVLAEQVVIASNAYTEGDWTELKRNFFPGYYYQVASVPLTEDAAQEILPGGQGSWDTRQVLSSIRRDKEGRLLLGSLGNGNQKPTWFLKAWADRVQQHYFPNLKAVEWECTWTGRIAFTPDHLMRLFEPAPGLVAVTGYNGRGVTTGTVVGKAFADYLCNGNSQALPIPFAPMQPLSGVGLRSCLYEAGFSLYHAGQCLRIVI
- a CDS encoding ABC transporter substrate-binding protein yields the protein MSQTFYKKGFLALAVATALGVSAFAQADVKIGVAGPMTGANAAFGEQYMKGAQAAADAVNAAGGVNGEKIVLVKGDDACEPKQAVTVAKDLTNQKVAGVVGHFCSSSTIPASEIYDEAGIIAITPGSTNPQVTERGLSAMFRMCGRDDQQGIVAGDYIVDVLKGKKVVVLHDKDTYGQGLADATKAQLVKRGVTPVLYEGLTRGEKDFSTIVTKIRGAGADVVYFGGLHPEAGPLVRQLREQGLKDVKFMSDDGIVTDELVTTAGGPQFTDGVLMTFGADPRLLPESKTVVDAFRKAGTEPEGYTLYAYASVQTLAAAFNGAKSNKGEEAAAWLKKNPVKTVMGEKTWDSKGDLKVSDYVVYQWDKDGKYHQLEKQK
- a CDS encoding ABC transporter permease subunit encodes the protein MDGIFLQQLVNGLTLGSVYGLIAIGYTMVYGIIGMINFAHGEVYMISAYLAAISLALLAYFGIESFPLLMLGTLIFTIVITAVYGWVIERVAYKPLRNSTRLAPLISAIGISLILQNYAQIAQGAKQQGVPTLLSGAWRVEVGTGFVQLTYTKVFILVAAFVGMGLLTYVIKYTKLGRMCRATQQDRKMASILGINTDRVISYVFIIGAAMAALAGVLITMNYGTFDFYAGFIIGIKAFTAAVLGGIGSLPGAMLGGIILGISESLFSGLVNSDYKDVFSFSLLVLVLVFRPQGLLGRPLVSKV